The following nucleotide sequence is from Synechococcus sp. KORDI-52.
AATCTCACGATCCTCAGTGAACCCGGCCAGGACGATCTGGCTGAATTCTTGGCGGAGCAGGGGGTTTGCATCACGGCCTCCTTGCCCTGTTACAGCGCTGAGAACGTTGACCAACAGAGGGGTGATGGCGTGTTTGATCGCAGCATCAGCGGGTTGCGTCAGCTCAATGCCCTGGGCTATGGAACGGGCGATCCAAACCGGCAGCTGGATCTCGTCTACAACCCTCTTGGGCCGGTTTTGCCTCCCCCCCAGCAAGCCTTGGAGGCGGATTACAAGAAGGTCTTGGGGGGGTTGGGGATTCGCTTCGATCGTCTGCTCACGTTGGCGAACATGCCCATCCAACGTTTCGCCAAGCAACTGGAACGCAGTGGCGATCTGCAGCGTTATCAGACCCTTCTTGAGGATGCACACAACCCGGACAATCTGAGGGCTGTGATGTGCCGTCAGCTGATCAGTGTGGATTGGCAGGGCCATCTCTACGACTGTGATTTCAATCAGCAGCTCGGCCTGCCCTGCCCCGGTGAGGTGCGTCACCTTCGTGATCTGATTCAGCTTGAGGCCGTTCCACTGGATCAGCCCATCCACACGGCCCCGCATTGTTTTGGCTGCACCGCTGGCGCCGGCTCAAGTTGTGGCGGGGCGCTTCAGGGCTGATCAGCGCGTTATGGGCATAGTGGGTGGATCTGTGAAGAGGCCATCCCGTTGCAACGCATCTGTTTTGCTGTCGCCGCGTTGATGTTCACGGCAACAACGGCCATGGCCGGATCCCACGGCAAGCCCAAGCAGGCGATGTTCAAAACGCAGGCTGAAGCTGAGGCGGCGGCCCCAGGTTTTGGCTGCACCGGTGCTCACCAGATGGGCGAGATGTGGATGGTCTGCGACAAGCACGGTGATGCGGATCACCAGGGAGCCCACTGATCTATGACTGAAGGCGGGCATTGCGGCAGCAAGCCGAAGCGAATCGCGATCGGAGTGGCTCCCCTCGGCACCATCTCCATCGGTATCGTGCCGATGGGGGTGATCTGCATCGGTGTGGTGCCGATGGGCGTGGTTTCGA
It contains:
- the arsS gene encoding arsenosugar biosynthesis radical SAM (seleno)protein ArsS (Some members of this family are selenoproteins.), which produces MAVVETVFPPLKRGQLTTLQVNLGYRCNQSCAHCHVNAGPTRTEMMAADLLALIPQILERHSISCLDLTGGAPELHPGFRALVRQARSLGTAVIDRCNLTILSEPGQDDLAEFLAEQGVCITASLPCYSAENVDQQRGDGVFDRSISGLRQLNALGYGTGDPNRQLDLVYNPLGPVLPPPQQALEADYKKVLGGLGIRFDRLLTLANMPIQRFAKQLERSGDLQRYQTLLEDAHNPDNLRAVMCRQLISVDWQGHLYDCDFNQQLGLPCPGEVRHLRDLIQLEAVPLDQPIHTAPHCFGCTAGAGSSCGGALQG
- a CDS encoding DUF3721 domain-containing protein, coding for MQRICFAVAALMFTATTAMAGSHGKPKQAMFKTQAEAEAAAPGFGCTGAHQMGEMWMVCDKHGDADHQGAH